GAGAAATGGAGAGGGAAACATGGTTGTAGATCAGGAGCATGGAGCAGTGTAGCTTCTGGAAGTCCTCTGACCTCTTTCAGGATTAAGAACTGTGACGCTGCGCATGTGTACATACTCAGGAGAGTCGCTCCTGCGTTAGATTAGTGCCTGGTATCCCAGGGACTCCCCTTGGCCTTTATGCCACTTGTCTCTATTCAGGGCAGTTGGTCTGCTCGATGCCTCTTCCCACTGAGGCCTCAGACTCTTCTCCTGCAGCCCTCTCCACTTCTTGCCCCACAGAGGCAAGTGGAGGTTAATGTTCGGAACAAGATCCTGTACCTGATCCAGGCCTGGGCACATGCCTTCCGGAACGAGCCCAAGTACAAGGTGGTCCAGGACACATACCAGATCATGAAAGTAGAAGGTGAGTTAGAACTGCCCCAGCTCCAGGCTGGGAACAAGGCCACCAGGAGCCTTAGGGTTGTTTTGCTAGCAATTAGCTAAATCGTCCCAGTGATAAGGGACAAGGGAGGGTAGAGTGGTCCTCCCTGAGTGATTGGCATGAGACTAAGGAGGTGGTGTTCCCCAAGTCTTGGAAAGCCCCATGGAGAGAGGTCAGGCTCTGATGAGGCCCTGCTTTCTACACCTCCACCCAGCAGGGACGCAGTAGACTATCTTTTCAGGCAGGAAACAGTAAAGTCTGGTGACAGGTATACTCAGAGTGATATGCTTCTTGGGGTAGCACAGGATGAGCGATCTTGGAAGACCTCTCAAGTCAGTACAGTGGATCCTAGGAGTTCTGAGCAACCCCAGGACCTTggcacatttttttattttgttttgttttgttttcatgtgtatggataCTTTGCCTGCAGtgtatgtctgtggaccacatgcgtgcctggtacCTCGAGGTCAGAAGGGGGTGCAGGACCTCCtgaggactagagttacagatggttgtgagccgccatttGTGGGCTGGGTCAAActggggtcctttggaagaagtAGCCAGTGCTTAACCACtaggccgtctctccagctctgccttggCACCTTTTGCAGAGGGCTCCAGTTCAGATCCTGGGGTCAGAGTGCACTGGACATGCTGGAGGGACAGAAGAGTGGCTCGTGCCAGAGGAGAGCAAGACCAGGATGTGCTATTGCTGTGTGCGTAGCAGGAAGTCACTCGCAGATTTTAGACCAGGGCCTGGCGGCTGAAgagtttttcttcctctctctctctctgtctctctgtctctctctctctcttttctctctgtaacagtctagctgtcctggaacttgatatgtagatcaggctggcctcgaactcactaagatccacctgccaatgcctcccaagtgctgggattaaaggtgtgcactgctacTGCCCAATGGAATCATGAACCCTTTTCAACCTGACCTACGGTAAcaactgctgtttttttttcttctaggacATGTCTTCCCGGAATTCAAGGAAAGCGATGCCATGTTTGCTGCTGAAAGAGTGAGTTCTGGGTCATCCACTGCTAGTCAGTCTTAGAAGCTCttttggggaaggaggagggaggtccTGGGACTCTGTAgggatggctcatgcctttagtcctagcattccagaggaggattgccatgaactCTAGGACATCCTCTGCTAAGTATGTaatgagactctgactcaaaagaaagaaaatgtgaaggcttggggatttagctcattgTAAAGCTTTTGCCTACCATGAACGAAGTGATTCAGGGTTCAGCactcagcaaagaaaagaaaataaaaagcagtgtTCCTGTAGGTCAGGTTGAAAAGGGTTCATGATTCCATTGGGCTGCAGCTACTGGGTTCATGTGGCTAAAAAAGTGTTTAGGCTTGGAGTGTGCTTCAGGGGTAGAGCATTTACTTGGCttgtacaaggctctgggtttaatctctagcactatttttaaaaaaagaaaaggaagcaaagaaagaaaaaacaagggaGTGAATTCCTTTATACGACCTTAGAACGAGGCTAGTTGCaatggcgtacacctttaatctcagaactttggaagctgaggcaggcatatctctgtgagtttaaagccagcctggtctacacagcgagttgcaggacagccagggctacatagagaccctatttcaaaaatataGCAATAACATGAAACTCCACATCCACAAATCAGGATTATACCTTTGACAGGAAGTCAgttagaaggtttttttttttccgaagcAACTTAACTCTGGGTCATGTGGTTTGGGCTCCTAATTTGGGGGATTGGCACACCGGGACCCTCTCTGGGTGCCTTTCCTGTCTGGGACATGGGGTAAGTTCTGCCGTCTCGGGCACTTGGAAGGGAATGTTATGTGATCATGATTGTTGTCCCTAGGCCCCTGACTGGGTGGATGCGGAGGAATGCCACCGGTGCAGAGTACAATTTGGGGTGGTGACCCGTAAAGTGAGTACCCCAGGGACTTGAGTGCTCAGTTCCACGCCCCTGCCATCTTCTCAAAAAGCCATGCTCCTCTTGAGTGATCCTGTCTCTTCTGCTCCAGCCTGATGGTTTTGGAGGCAAATCCAGCTAAGAACTGGTTGGTACTTGAGGCAAGAGCTTGGTATTTGGCCTCTATGATGATCAGTACCCTCATTTGAAGTTTGCCTCATGGGCAAGGCCCAGTTTCACCGTGGGGATCTGACCTCCCAAGCTTAGGCTGAGGTCTGAGTCAGAACCACTACTGTAGTATTTCTCCAGGGTTGGGTGAAGACTCatatcttctcctcctcttccttttttttttttcttcaagtgtagccccagctgtcctggatctcgctctgtatgccaggctggcatcgaactcacagagatctgcctgcctctgcctactgagtgcacTACTCTGCCTGTTGCTtaattttaattcctttcttttcctccaaatGGTGGCTGAAATTGAGTTTCCTACAAGTCTCCATCTCTTTTACTCTGCTTGTCCTCGCCCCTGTCCCTGCTCCAATTCGTAACATTGTCCAAGGCAGTTCTGGCTGATAGGCAATCAGGGTAACCATAACCAGTGTCACTGGACCTGTCCTGCTCTATCTCACAGCACCACTGCCGGGCATGTGGACAGATCTTCTGCGGCAAGTGCTCTTCCAAGTACTCCACCATCCCCAAGTTCGGCATTGAGAAGGAGGTGCGCGTGTGTGAGCCCTGCTATGAGCAGCTGAACAAGTGAGTTGTAGACTCCCTGGGCACTCTGTCATGCTTCAGGGCTATAGACCTCACAGGCTCCTGAAGCATTGTCAGAAGTGTTAAGAGGCAAGCCCATGCAGCTATACCAGGCAGCTCCACCATCCCAGACTCCAGAACAGGTGGATGGGTAGGGTGACGTGGCCCCACAGTAGCCcaatctacatagcaagttccagatcagctaaggtctacgtgagaccctgtctcaaaaagaaccaAAACGAAAGAAAGACATAATGCTTACAGAAAAGGGGCAAGTGTGGTACAAGGTGTGTCTACAGGGACACGTGTGCAAGCCCTTCCCTTGGGTTCCTCGGCGGTGGTTTGTCTGATCAATCTTATctttaccccccccccaccaccaccacctttgtatctgtttctattttattctaaattttaaCATTTGTTGGGATTGGGAAGGAGTCATAATTGGGTGTGAGTGCTAATGCTGTGGTTGGTGTGCCTATGGGGTCGATTCTCTTCTTTCTGGGGAACAAAATTAAGTCCATCTTGCTGGCTCTGCAGGCACTTTACGCCCACTGAGTGATTTTGATGGTCCTGAAGTGAGTTGTGGGTACTTCATGGTCCTTTATGCTTGAACATGCCCAGAGATGATCTGAGGTGTCGGTGCTGTGTTGTCATAGGTCATGTGATGTTGTGTTGCTAGCACCTGTCCTGTGGGTATTCCAGTTTGACCACTGTCCTAGAAAGGTCTTTGTGGCTTTGTCCCTGTTGGGATCTCTCAGGGCTTCAGAGCACAGTCTCTGTATTATCATACTTTCCCAGGTTCCTTGACCAGGATAGTGTTTTCAGCCTCTGTTACGTGTGATGCATGTTCCCAGGGTGCGGGCCCTGTGTACATCCCTCCATTGGGATCTGTCTGAGGCTACTGGGTGCTTAGCTACAGAGTGTATGTTTCTGGTGAGAGCCCCAGGTGCGAGGCTGTGACCCTCTTCCATCTGTCACTGATGACCTTTGACCATTTGGGTGAGGAGGCTGCTCCTAAAGaagctcttgtttttgttttgtttgccctcccccgctttttttttaatgttccagAATACACTGACATTAAATAGGGTATGCATTTCAGTGAAGTCTACGGTGAATGACTGTGGATTTTGAAAAGCTTCACATGTAGTCAGAGCCAACATCACAGAAGCAGATAAGAGAATGTGTACCCAATCCCAGTTTATAGAgggatcatttctttttttttctttttctttaaagatacatttttttattttttaaagatctattttatgtatatgagtgctctgtcagcatgtacacctttatgccagaagagagcatcagatcccactatagatggttatgagccaccatgtgggtgctgggaattgaactcaggacctctggaagaccagccagtgctcttaactgctgagccatctctccagctcacttttttatttatttttaattatatgtagtgTTTGTCTGTGTATAGAGATGTACAGGTGTATGCAGGTGCCTGAGTAGGCCAGATGCATCAGATccctctggaattggagtgacTGGTAGTCATGAGCTGCCTCATAGGGGGCTAGGaatcgggtcctctggaagacagaACATGTttgtagctgctgagccatctctctagccccaagtaCAGTGGATTTCTATGGCCAGTTGGTCACACTGAACATGGCATCACATCACTTGTCAGGGCACAGATTTTGCTAAAAGAAGCTCTTTTGCCTTAAATTGGGAAGGGCTTTGCTCCCAGATGAGTCTTGGCCTCGGCTTTTGCACAGTGCTTTCTATCTGTGAAACCCACCCTCGTTCCACAGAGGTCCATTTCCAACCATCGTGTCCTGTAATGCTGGCTGCTtggcttccttcctcccctcagtGTGTGTAGACATGCTTTAGCATGGTTTTTCTCTTAGAAAAGAGCATGTGTGGGTTGGAATCCTGGTGATGCTATATACATGTGGCCCTCAGCCGTGCTTTGTGGAGAAATCTCTGATCTGTCTCAAAGTCCAGAAAATTCTTGGCCTGCCTGGACCTTGCTGCCCTTACTGGCATCTTCTGAGGGGAGGCCCATTGCTGGTCATGGTAGGTGCAGTAGGCAGTGTCTAGGTGCTATAGAAAGGCCCTTGCTCAGCTCAGCCAGGAAAGGGTTTTGAATTGCCATTTCCAGGAGAGGAGCTGACTTAAGCCAAGTGACTCACTCATGTTCTGCAGCTGGCTGAGGGGCAAGGGTCCCCCCTGCCATTCCCTGGAGTGCGCATGGGGCCACCTGTCCCTGTAGGACCGTCATTGGTGGTCTTTGGAGGCTGGTGTCAGTGTGCGGTCACTTACAGTGTCTCATCTTGCctgcaggaaagcagaaggaaaggCTGCCTCTACCACAGAGCTGCCTCCCGAGTACCTGACCAGCCCCCTGTCACAGCAGTCTCAGGTACAAGGCCCCTCCTCGTCCCCAGAACACCTTTTCCCCTCTTCCCTGGGGCCCTCCTCACTCCCCTGTCTGTCCTCAGCTGCCCCCGAAGCGGGATGAGACAgccctgcaggaagaggaggaactgCAGCTGGCTCTGGCCCTCTCACAGTCAGAggctgaggagaaagagaggatggTGAGCCGCGGAGCCCTGTGAGGGCTGATGGGGGGCCCCAGATGCTTGGAGAGGAGGTGTGTGGAGGCTCTCTTCCTTAGCCTGGGCCACATGCTCCCCTAATGATGTCTGTTCCTGGTTCTGCTTCAGAGACAGAAGTCGGCATACACAGCGCACCCAAAGGCAGACCCGACACCCCTGGCGTCGTCTGCACCCCCAGCCGGCAGTCTGTATTCCTCACCTGTGGTGAGCCATGTCAGCCAGGCTTCTGTCCTTCCAGGGGTCACCAAAAGGGTTCTGCTGGTTTGGGGCTTTCTTATAGGGTACGGAGGACACCAAGAGAGGCCCTGCCAGGGAGATGAGCCTCCCACACTTCCTTACATATATTAATTATTACAGATCTCACCTCCTGGAGATCCgcctcactcccacccccagtctgTAAACGGGATGGAGCTGACTTAGAACCTCACCCGGAAACTGCAGAGCTCTGTAGAATGGCCAGCCACAGATGGGCTGGTTGAGGaaactccccctcctccccaggtcCACACACTAGGGCTTCATTAGAGCTCAGCACAGTGTCCATGCAGTGTTGGCACCTGTCCTAGGAAGTCAGTAAGGCCTGGCCGGTGCTGCTGCCCTGTACCTTATAAAGATTTTAGTGATACATGACAGTTTCATAACTCAGGATCTTAAGAGTTTATTgcccaaagtgagttccaggaaaggcacaaagctacacagagaaactctgtctcaaaaaaaccaaaaaaaaaaaaaaaaaaaaaagagtttattgcCAAGAAGGAAAGTGGATGCCAGCCCCAAAGGGCCTGTGAAGGGAAGGGCTGGCAGGTGCCAGACAGGTGGCTAGATCATTGGCCAGCCCTGCGATCTCAGCCCTGTGATCTGCTGTTATTTGGTGCCATCCGGGTTCCTGTCTAAATGACTGCTTGGGGATCACATCAttgcctccttcctcctgtcaTTCCTCAGACTCTGCTTGTCTCCCCAGAACTCATCGGCACCTCTGGCTGAGGACATGGACCCTGAGGTAAGCAGCACAATGTCGGATGCTACACGCTGCTGCTTCCTAACTCACACCAGTaactccttctccctcctttatTGCTTCACAGCTTGCTCGGTACCTCAACCGGAACTActgggagaagaaacaggaagaggcTCGGAAGAGCCCCACACCATCTGCACCTGTGCCCCTTACGGAGCCAGCTGCCCAGCCTGGGGAGGGCCATACAGCCCCCAACAGCATGGTGGAGGTAAGACTCCTCTGTACTCTTGACTGTCAGACCTTAGGGCAAGGTATGAAGCTGGCCAAAGATGCCCTTATTCTCTGCTCTCTTCCAGGGTCCTCTTCCAGAGACAGACTCTCAGTCCATAACTCCCTCCAGTGGCCCCTTTAGTGAGGTAAGCTCTGCATCCTGTCCTGGTTGGAGGGCTATGTTAGAGCAAGAAGTCTCTCAGGCTCCAGCTGCCCTGTGGTCCCCATGCTCCAGAGAAGCTCAGAGGAGGCCCTCCCTCTCCCTCGACTTCTGAGCTGTCTGCCCGTGATACCTAGGCAGGGGTTTCTACCCAGCTCTGAGTTGAGGAACAGTGTCCTGGTGGATGAGACCCTCGGTTTGCGCTTTGTTGCTTTGTGTGCAGACCAGGGGTGCTGATGATTTCCACTTGTCAAGCAGGTTAAGGACTAGATCATTGTCCGTGCCAGGCTCTAAACACAGTGGGCAACGCCTGTCTGCCAGCCTGGTACCTTCACAAGGATACTTCCTAGGCTTAGGAGGCAGAGTGTTCACCCCTGGCGTGGTGGTACTCAGCCACCTGCTTTACGTCTCCAGCAGTACCAGAATGGGGAGTCAGAGGAGAGCCACGAGCAGTTCCTGAAGGCCCTCCAGAATGCCGTCACCACCTTTGTCAACCGTATGAAGAGCAACCACATGCGGGGCCGCAGCATCACCAACGACTCGGCTGTGCTCTCCCTCTTCCAGTCCATCAACAGCATGCACCCGCAGCTGCTGGAGCTGCTCAACCAGCTGGATGAGCGCAGGTGTAGGTGTCCAAGTGCCTCCGAGGGTCACTCTAGAGCCATGGTGGGCGGCACGGGTTTCAGCTCTCACAGGCAGTAGTCTTGTGAGCCCCATTTGGTGGTTAACTTAATTGTTCCTGGGTCTTGTGAGACCAGGGCTCCTGGTCCGTACTCCACTGAGGCTCTTGATTCCTCCAGAGAATGCTCTTGGGCAGTGTTCCTGTTGGTGGGGCCTGCTCTGCTCCTTTCCAGCCACAGCCCAGTGCCAGCAGCCCTGCCCAGACAGAGCAGAAGTCCATACCAACTAGGCCTCCAGGCTGTGAGCGATCTGAGCTGCCCTGTTCTTTGCACACAGTGTACTATGAGGGGCTCCAGGATAAGCTGGCACAAATTCGTGATGCCCGAGGAGCTCTGAGTGCCCTCCGTGAGGAACACCGGGAAAAACTGCGCCGGGCAGCTGAGGAGGCCGAGCGCCAACGCCAAATCCAACTGGCACAGAAGCTGGAGATCATGAGGCAGAAGAAGCAGGTGTGGCACCTGACCTGGCATGTGGGTAGGGgaggcccaggctagcctgaccACCACCTGTCTGTTGGCTTTAGGAGTACCTGGAGGTACAGAGGCAGTTGGCTATCCAGCGCCTgcaggagcaagagaaggaacgACAGATGCGCCTAGAGCAGCAGAAGCAGACGGTCCAGATGCGCGCCCAGATGCCTGCCTTCCCCTTGCCTTATGCCCAGGCATGTGCTACCCACCCCGCTTTGCCCCTCATGGGCCAAAGACAACCACACTGACTGTTGGCTCTCCTTTGTCTCCAGCTCCAGGCTATGCCCACAGCTGGGGGTGTACTCTACCAGCCCTCAGGCCCAACCAGCTTTCCTGGCACCTTCAGCCCAGCAGGCTCAGTAGAGGGCTCCCCAATGCATGGTGTGTATATgagccagccagccccagccaCTGGCCCCTACCCCAGCATGCCTGGCACCACATCAGGTAACCTTGCCAGCTTGCAGAGGTTGTGAGACTACTACAAAGCATTTTCCAAATTCTCTAAGTGAATATTTTTCTACAGTTGCTTTTTCCTGTCCATATGGAAACATCTGTTCATATACACAACTTCCTTCCTGATCTCTTCTAGAGTGAGGGGCAGGTGGAAGAAGCCCTTCACCCACAATGCATTTCCTAAAATCAGGATGTGCTCACAGATGGGACAGTGGATCACAGCAGGTCACTATCACACTGCCCCAGCCAAGACTTCTGTGCTGATAGAAAAGCCCTTGTTACTGTATCTGTCAGCCTGTCCCACCTTGTTCTCTTCTGAGCACTGCACATTCTGTTTTGGGCTGTGTGGTGCTGACCTGAGCACCTCATGAGCACCGTCCTGAAGTTGGCAAGTTGCCTTCAGCTTGGTTTGTCTGGTGGTTGTACTTGCTTATGCCATGGACTACACCTTTAGCCAGAAAGGCACAAGATGGAGCTGTGGCATGTGAGGTACATTGTGTTGCTTAGTACCGTCACTGCTATGGGCTGCGGTGGCTCAGCAGGCATCTCATCACTTCTGTGGGGCTGCGGTGGGTTCCACGGTCatctcatctgtttccattaTCAGTAGGTGTCATTTTAGAAAAGACCTTGAGACAGCAAATCCCTTGGTACTCAGACTCCTGCATCTTCCAAGTTTTGCTTGAACTTGTGTTTGCCAAGTGGTACCTTTCTCTTAGCCACCATCCTTCCTCCGGAGGAGGTGCTTTCCCTTCTCTGCCCTTGTCATTTATGTAGGTGTGAACGTGTGAACATTTTGTTCACAGGGGAACAGTTCTTTACTGCTACAGAcggggtctctctgtgtggccaggctgacctcacagagacccacctgcctctgcctccggagtgctgggactaaagacgtgaGCTACCATCACccagctgtttgttttctgagatagggtctctctgtgtggccctggctggccttgaactcatagagatccacctgcttctgccttctgtgtgctggaattaaaagtgtgtggcaCTACCCCTGGCCAAGTTTTAtgcttttaattatatgtgtatctgtgtcctTGTCTTAAGTATGTGCATGGGAGTACAGGTACTttcagaggccacaagaggtAGCTGGATCCTTTAGAGCTGTaattacaggcggttgtgagccacctgacatagGAACTGAGCTCTAAACTTGAATCCTCTATAAGAGGAGTGTGCTCtgagccaggcagttgtggtgcacacctttaagcccagcacttaggaggcagagataggtaaatatctctgagttcaaggctagcctggtctactgggtgaataccaggacagccaggctacacaaagaaaccctgattGAGAAAACCgaacaaacaaacagaggagTGTGCTCTtatatctgctgagccatctctctgtcccagTTTCTGTTGACTTTAATGCTCATATTATCATTGGTAGGGCCCATGTGAGTCTGCCAACCACTTCTGTAACCTTTACTAGCCTGTCACCTTTTGACCAGGTCAGCTTAGTACTCTGCTTGGCTTGTTCATTCTTTGGATCTCTGGGATCCTGCTTCCTCTTTGTGGGGATAGCCATTAGAAGCAAAGTCTCAGGCTGTATATGGTGGTGTACAGCTATAATCCAacacttgagaggttgaggcaagaaAATCCTAAGTGCAAGACCTGTGTTCCAACAGACAGTAAGGCTTGGCTTCTTAGGGTGGTCACAGAGGACTTTGTAGAGTGTGTCGATGTGGTATGCAGACTAAGTTCACTCTGCTTCTTCTCATCCTCACAGCTGGGGTGTCCTTCGTTGTCCCTGATATATTTGTTCATTTCTGTCCAACATGGTCTTTCCTGGAGTGTTAGCCTGAGCTACCGTAGGAGCCGGTGTCTGTATTTGCTCCTCTTGTCTGGATTGTGAAACTCCAAGTTAGGAGCTTCAGAATTCTCATGTCAGCTCTTCTAGCCCCTTCCCTTCACCCCTTCACTGTGACTAGCGCTTGTTTCAGTACAGTTTGAAGGGTGAGGCTGTAGCTCAGGTAGagcacctacctacctaccatgTACAAGACCTTGGCTCGGTTCAGCCCTAGCactaccaaaacaaaaagaattaggttctttttttttctttctgctttcattttcttttagggCCTATTTTCTCCCTTATTGGCTTTACCTACGTTTTATAAGAATGTGAAACATGTACTTGGTTCTGAAAGACACAACAAAAGGAGAACCCCAGGAAGGGGCATTCTCTTCTCACTCTGTCATTCTGAACCAGCTCATCTTTCTTGTCACAGATCCCAGCATGGTCAGCGCCTACATGTACCCAGCAGGTGCCCCTGGGGCACAGGCAGCCCCACAGGCCCAGGCTGGGCCCACCACCAGCCCGGCCTACTCCTCCTACCagcccaccccaaccccaggctACCAGGTATGTGGGCAAGGCAACCAGCTCCCTCTCACCTGCTGCCAGCCTTTGCCTGTTCCTTCACTTCACCCCCTTCCTTCCATAGACTGTGGCATCTCAGGCCCCACAGAGCCTCccagccatctcccagcctccaCAGACCAGCACCATAGGCTACATGGGGAGCCAGCCAATGTCCATGGGCTACCAGCCATACAACATGCAGGTAAAGAAACCTAGTCTCTGCTGGGCTTGGCACAGGACAGGTCCTTCCATCTTGGGCTTTCTTCAAGCCAGA
This Peromyscus maniculatus bairdii isolate BWxNUB_F1_BW_parent chromosome 8, HU_Pman_BW_mat_3.1, whole genome shotgun sequence DNA region includes the following protein-coding sequences:
- the Hgs gene encoding hepatocyte growth factor-regulated tyrosine kinase substrate isoform X4; this translates as MGRGSGTFERLLDKATSQLLLETDWESILQICDLIRQGDTQAKYAINSIKKKVNDKNPHVALYALEVMESVVKNCGQTVHDEVANKQTMEELKELLKRQVEVNVRNKILYLIQAWAHAFRNEPKYKVVQDTYQIMKVEGHVFPEFKESDAMFAAERAPDWVDAEECHRCRVQFGVVTRKHHCRACGQIFCGKCSSKYSTIPKFGIEKEVRVCEPCYEQLNKKAEGKAASTTELPPEYLTSPLSQQSQLPPKRDETALQEEEELQLALALSQSEAEEKERMRQKSAYTAHPKADPTPLASSAPPAGSLYSSPVNSSAPLAEDMDPELARYLNRNYWEKKQEEARKSPTPSAPVPLTEPAAQPGEGHTAPNSMVEGPLPETDSQSITPSSGPFSEQYQNGESEESHEQFLKALQNAVTTFVNRMKSNHMRGRSITNDSAVLSLFQSINSMHPQLLELLNQLDERRLYYEGLQDKLAQIRDARGALSALREEHREKLRRAAEEAERQRQIQLAQKLEIMRQKKQEYLEVQRQLAIQRLQEQEKERQMRLEQQKQTVQMRAQMPAFPLPYAQLQAMPTAGGVLYQPSGPTSFPGTFSPAGSVEGSPMHGVYMSQPAPATGPYPSMPGTTSDPSMVSAYMYPAGAPGAQAAPQAQAGPTTSPAYSSYQPTPTPGYQTVASQAPQSLPAISQPPQTSTIGYMGSQPMSMGYQPYNMQNLMTTLPGQDASLPAQQPYIAGQQPMFQQMPPSTGPPQQQPPVAQPPPTQGPPAPGSEAQLISFD
- the Hgs gene encoding hepatocyte growth factor-regulated tyrosine kinase substrate isoform X5 translates to MGRGSGTFERLLDKATSQLLLETDWESILQICDLIRQGDTQAKYAINSIKKKVNDKNPHVALYALEVMESVVKNCGQTVHDEVANKQTMEELKELLKRQVEVNVRNKILYLIQAWAHAFRNEPKYKVVQDTYQIMKVEGHVFPEFKESDAMFAAERAPDWVDAEECHRCRVQFGVVTRKHHCRACGQIFCGKCSSKYSTIPKFGIEKEVRVCEPCYEQLNKKAEGKAASTTELPPEYLTSPLSQQSQLPPKRDETALQEEEELQLALALSQSEAEEKERMRQKSAYTAHPKADPTPLASSAPPAGSLYSSPVNSSAPLAEDMDPELARYLNRNYWEKKQEEARKSPTPSAPVPLTEPAAQPGEGHTAPNSMVEGPLPETDSQSITPSSGPFSEYQNGESEESHEQFLKALQNAVTTFVNRMKSNHMRGRSITNDSAVLSLFQSINSMHPQLLELLNQLDERRLYYEGLQDKLAQIRDARGALSALREEHREKLRRAAEEAERQRQIQLAQKLEIMRQKKQEYLEVQRQLAIQRLQEQEKERQMRLEQQKQTVQMRAQMPAFPLPYAQLQAMPTAGGVLYQPSGPTSFPGTFSPAGSVEGSPMHGVYMSQPAPATGPYPSMPGTTSDPSMVSAYMYPAGAPGAQAAPQAQAGPTTSPAYSSYQPTPTPGYQTVASQAPQSLPAISQPPQTSTIGYMGSQPMSMGYQPYNMQNLMTTLPGQDASLPAQQPYIAGQQPMFQQMPPSTGPPQQQPPVAQPPPTQGPPAPGSEAQLISFD
- the Hgs gene encoding hepatocyte growth factor-regulated tyrosine kinase substrate isoform X6 — translated: MESVVKNCGQTVHDEVANKQTMEELKELLKRQVEVNVRNKILYLIQAWAHAFRNEPKYKVVQDTYQIMKVEGHVFPEFKESDAMFAAERAPDWVDAEECHRCRVQFGVVTRKHHCRACGQIFCGKCSSKYSTIPKFGIEKEVRVCEPCYEQLNKKAEGKAASTTELPPEYLTSPLSQQSQLPPKRDETALQEEEELQLALALSQSEAEEKERMRQKSAYTAHPKADPTPLASSAPPAGSLYSSPVNSSAPLAEDMDPELARYLNRNYWEKKQEEARKSPTPSAPVPLTEPAAQPGEGHTAPNSMVEGPLPETDSQSITPSSGPFSEQYQNGESEESHEQFLKALQNAVTTFVNRMKSNHMRGRSITNDSAVLSLFQSINSMHPQLLELLNQLDERRLYYEGLQDKLAQIRDARGALSALREEHREKLRRAAEEAERQRQIQLAQKLEIMRQKKQEYLEVQRQLAIQRLQEQEKERQMRLEQQKQTVQMRAQMPAFPLPYAQLQAMPTAGGVLYQPSGPTSFPGTFSPAGSVEGSPMHGVYMSQPAPATGPYPSMPGTTSDPSMVSAYMYPAGAPGAQAAPQAQAGPTTSPAYSSYQPTPTPGYQTVASQAPQSLPAISQPPQTSTIGYMGSQPMSMGYQPYNMQNLMTTLPGQDASLPAQQPYIAGQQPMFQQMPPSTGPPQQQPPVAQPPPTQGPPAPGSEAQLISFD
- the Hgs gene encoding hepatocyte growth factor-regulated tyrosine kinase substrate isoform X7 codes for the protein MESVVKNCGQTVHDEVANKQTMEELKELLKRQVEVNVRNKILYLIQAWAHAFRNEPKYKVVQDTYQIMKVEGHVFPEFKESDAMFAAERAPDWVDAEECHRCRVQFGVVTRKHHCRACGQIFCGKCSSKYSTIPKFGIEKEVRVCEPCYEQLNKKAEGKAASTTELPPEYLTSPLSQQSQLPPKRDETALQEEEELQLALALSQSEAEEKERMRQKSAYTAHPKADPTPLASSAPPAGSLYSSPVNSSAPLAEDMDPELARYLNRNYWEKKQEEARKSPTPSAPVPLTEPAAQPGEGHTAPNSMVEGPLPETDSQSITPSSGPFSEYQNGESEESHEQFLKALQNAVTTFVNRMKSNHMRGRSITNDSAVLSLFQSINSMHPQLLELLNQLDERRLYYEGLQDKLAQIRDARGALSALREEHREKLRRAAEEAERQRQIQLAQKLEIMRQKKQEYLEVQRQLAIQRLQEQEKERQMRLEQQKQTVQMRAQMPAFPLPYAQLQAMPTAGGVLYQPSGPTSFPGTFSPAGSVEGSPMHGVYMSQPAPATGPYPSMPGTTSDPSMVSAYMYPAGAPGAQAAPQAQAGPTTSPAYSSYQPTPTPGYQTVASQAPQSLPAISQPPQTSTIGYMGSQPMSMGYQPYNMQNLMTTLPGQDASLPAQQPYIAGQQPMFQQMPPSTGPPQQQPPVAQPPPTQGPPAPGSEAQLISFD